The genomic region CACCATCCATAAGGAGATTTAAGGCATATGATACTCGTATCACATCACAAAACATATAAATAGTCAAGTATAACTGACTTAAATTAATTATAAACTTATAATACTTGCGAAATGCTTTCAATAATGTTGTACAACAAGAACCAGGAGCATAGGATGATGGCAGCTCTTGTAGAGCATGTTGAAGAggcatcccaaacaatacatttagtgAGAAACAATAATCAATTATTCATGATATATAGAGCATCAAAAAATATGAAACTGCAATTGTATGGGTACCTTTACACATTCACCAACACTGAGCATCTTCATCTGCTGGAAACTCGGTCCTTCCTGGTAAGGAATTGAAATGATACGTAGACTAATCAACAAAATGAGGCCATACTAACACAAGAATGGAGTTTAAAAAAAATATAACCTAAGTTCTTAGCATCACTGTCAAATTTGGTAGGATCTTCCTGTACATGAAGTGCAAAGTCCTACAAAATTGTGTGAAGCTGGAGACCCACAGTTTATATTTTCtcttatatgatatataaaaactaTAGCAACGCACAGGACTTGTATGTTTTTTTTGTAAATATGCATCAGGAGCATGTTACATTGGTACATGCGAGAGTGGACTCAAGGATGGGCATGGTATGTTTTATAAACCAAGAAGTAAAATGCCTTGTAACCTTGAAGTGTCTAAGTGTGTAACAGACCACGATGTTTCAAGTACCCTCAGCAAAACAATTTGTCACAAGATTCATCTAGCTTACTCTTGGCAACTGGTGTAGAGGCCAAGCTAGTGGAGGTTGATAAAGTATTGGTCTATGGAAGAGAATATGTACAGGGAATACTTATCTCGGAGAAGCCAAAACACAATATAGTTGTTGCCTGTGACCGAATGGCCGAAACACCTCATGTCAAAATGACCAAAACATTATATGATAGAATGGCAAAAACACTCTGTGTGAACATGTCTGCATCCACAAGTTAAGTGCCCATGCATTGCTACAACTTATTTTCCCTATTTTTCAAATCTTATATTATGTTTGAGTATATATTATAAAACATAAAAAAAATATGTATGTTCTGCTGGATAGGTGGGTGTGAATCTATTTGGAGCCAACGATCGATGTTCAAATCTCCACTTGTGCATAATTTTAATTTATTTTTACCGTTTAAGTAGGGAGTGGAGAGGGGTAACACACGAATGGAGTGGAGAAAGTCTCCCTTTATATTAGTATAGATTTAATGAATATATGTGGGAAAAAGGAAAACATGGAGAATAGAACTCCATGTTTCTACCATACAAGAAAAACAAGACATGAGATGTGAACTATACACATGTTCAAGTAATTTAGCTATCCTTGCAAAAAAGAAACAAAGCAAAACTACAATAGCTTCTTTTGCCGCATAAATGTGTGTTATCTAGAATTAAACTACTGGACCCGCATGTTGATCATCAATAATTCTGTAGTGCCACAATACGATGGGATGAAAGAACATCCATGCTGCTTGTAATATAAGACAAGCAAATAATGAAAACCATCGAAAAACGCACCATTCGCCTCACAATAATGTGGAAATTGCATAATGCTACTTACCCATGTAGTCTGACTCCTCATTGTGCTGTTGTACATCATGATCAATCCTGCAAGGTAAACTTCCTTCGAGATTATGGTTATTATTATGTTCTGTCAGTACCTCAACCTTCAAAACACTATAAGGCCACTTGTTCAGTTGAAAACCAAATGATTTTGCACCTAAGTAAACTAAATTTTGCTTACATGTAGTACACGCACACATGGATGCATGTATATATGTTTGTCATATGAAACAAAAAACATCCCAAGTAAATTTCAAGAACTGCAGACTGTTCTCATATAATATCTCCACAGCTGCTTCAAAAAATGACACTCTTGAAAAGCTAGGAGCAAAGCAACCAGTATAAAATTTGAGCTTTTAAACTCCCAGTGCTGTCACACAACACTCTTGAAATAACTATAAGCTAACAGTAACCAATTTTATAGCCAAATTCAACTTTGTTTATATGAAATTTACAGTTCATGGAGAAAGAGTGAAGCAAAAGGAGCTACATATCACTCTAGTAACAGCAACAAGAAAACACTTACTTTAGCTTCAATTTGTCCACTAAAGCAATAGCAATGCAGTCCTAGATAATAGTAGAAAACCAATGCCATATGCAGAGATGGACCTGCACTATGAGAAGTCATAAATTGGGAAAACGTTAGCTTCGAAACCAATAGGTGCAGTACGTGTAATGCAGAATTTTCATGTTGCTATCTGTTGTGATCATACTTTAATACTAATTCCAGTATCAAGTACCTTCTGCAGACCATTTTTAGAACATTATTGATGTGAACTTCAGAAGCCTTGTGTAGTAGAAGTTTGTCAGCTCTCCTGAAGGATCAACATGCTATTCTGGTTCATGTTCAGGCCCTGTGACGTTGCACGCCACCATCAATTCATCATCGCCATTGTCAAGATCGCCAACGATAGACATGTCTAGAGGGATTAACTCAACATCACAATGTGTTTAATGGATGACGGAGGAGCAAGAAATGATTGATGGGTTTCTCACCCTTAGCAGGGAGATGCAGTTGCCGGGGTTGGAGCCATTGGGAATGCGCGACACTTCTTGAACTTGATTGtcgtgtgacagaacctcccactgCGGCCACAGCAATGACAAAGCAACCATTAAAAGCATGAGCGTTAAATGACGAGCGTGATGTGGCCGCGGGTGGTGACCGTCCAGACTCCATGGTTCGGACGAGCGGCAGCGTGTACCTAGAAGCACACTTTCTTGTCGCGGCCAaaggcgaagacatggtcgccgagACGGGGCAGCCAGATGGAGGTGGCAACGCTGAGGACAACGTCGTCGGGCTGTCCCGAGTCAGGGAACAAATTGAATCTGCAATTTTAGTATAGTATATATATGTGCAATAACCATCGTATGAAAAAACTGAATTTTACACAAAGTCGTTAGACAGGTTCGCCATCGTAGCTTCCTTGGACCTGAAAAACAACGAAACCAGAGCACTGGGATTGATCAAGAACCTCGGATTTGACGGAGCAAAGGCAACAGAAGCAAAAATTCCGAGGAAACAACGAGGCGCCTATTGCGAATCAAAACCAAGGAAGCAAATATATCTGCCTCCATCTACGGTGGACCATCCTCTATAGCCCCATTGCGTATCTTCGCCTTCCTCTCCTACAAACCAAAACCAGGGAAGCAAATAATTATAGGATTCTTTAAGAGGGCAAACCAAAACCATCACCAACCAATGCTGAGCTTAGCAACGTATTCGAAGACACGAAGCATGCAGAAGCCAACACACCATCCGCTCGAACTGCTTGAAGACAGTGAGGTCCACGCCGCCGTTAGCGCGGACAGTGGCTGGGGGCTGTCGATGCCATCGCCAATCGAGGTGGTAAGGGACGTCGACGATGTCTTCGGAAGCTGCTGTGGCACCTTTTCCTCCTCTGCCGTGAAGACCATCTAGATCCACGCCATGGGGAGGAAGCAATCCCTGGAGGTTGTATGGGCGTCGGGTCCGCCATGCGACGCCGCCAGCCACCCGCCCGCCGCAGCTAGCGGCACAACGGCCAGGCGTACGACCACGCACGCAGGTCACAGCACCGGCAGCCCGCTTGGACCAGCCTTGCTCTGCTACTCTGGACTCGATTTCGCCATCGCACGACCTAGCCACCAACCCTGTCGCACTCAACCACTGGAGAAAGGTCGACGGCGAAACGAGCGGGAGGACGACATCGATCGTGTGGATTCGCGGTGGACTCGCGCCGGTTTCTGGACCCTTCTCCAGACCTGTGTCGTCCCGTCCAGAGGGTGACAGGGGGCAGGTTGTGTGAGGGTGGCGTCGGGAAGCGGGCTCGGGGGCGCGTCGGTGCATCGGTGAGGACGTTCCGCGGCTTTGTGGCGCGGTCTCGGGAGCGGCACGGCGTCGGGCCACGATCTCGGGAGTGGAGGGAGCGGTTGCTACGCGAGAGGAGCGAAGCAGGAAGAGGCGACTACGGAGGGAGCGAGCTAGGGTTAAGCTGGGTTGCCGGGGCAGGGGACGAACGCGGGCCATTGGATGGTACGGACGGTACAGATTGATGGGAGGCAGAACCAGGGAGACAGTCTAACCCTTAGGTTCTTAATAGTAATAGAGAAAAAATGTGACCGCCACCTTCTACCCCTCTTTATCCGTCCAACCAAACACACGTTAAACGATTAAATCATGCAAAACGAGACAAAAGGGGACCACTGGCGTCCATACAATTCAGAAATTACAGGCATGCCTTCCTGTATTACTTCTGCTCCAAATTTGAGCACTAAAATTTCCTGAAACAGATATTATTAGTAGCTAGCCTCAACCCTCAACTACAGGTATTAATTAATTATGAATTATTACATCGAAGACGCACTAGAGCCTTCCGTGACAGTTCCAGTGCCTTGTGTGATTGCTGCAAGCAGCCTTGGCATCGGTGGCATATCGATCTCCTGCTGGCCCTCAAGAACACGGACCACTTCACCCATCGTCGGGCGATGAAGCTCGTTATCCTGGATGCACCAGCACGCAACCTTGCAAACCCTCTCAACCTCCTCCAGATCGAAGTCGCCGTGTAGCTGCGGATCCACCAAACTCCTCACGTCTCCCCCGTGAAGCTTGCCGATAGCTCGCACAGGGAAGTATTCGATGTGGTAGTTGTCGTCGCTGCTATACGCCTCAGGCGAATTTCTCCTACCCGATACGATCTCCAGCAGCACCAAACCGAAGCTATAGACATCAACCTTTGACGTAATAGCGACACCACCAAGCCACTCCGGGGCAAGATACCCTGCAGTTCCTCTGAACGTAGTCAAGACCCTGCTGAAATCCCTCCCGACGAACGCCGCCATCCCGAAGTCGGCGATTTTAGGAGCAAATGACGCGTCGAGAAGTATGTTTTCCGGCTTAATGTCGCAGTGTATGATGCATTCCCGGCAGCTCTGATGCAGGTAGGACAGCCCTCTAGCGACTCCTATGGCTATCTGGTACCTGGTGTTCCAgccaagggcggcagcagcagcagcaccatcGCTCTGAAACAGGTGAGAATCAAGGGACCCATTCGACATGTGTTCGTACACGAGCAGCCTGATCTTGTGACCTTTGCAGCAGAAACCGATCAGTTTGACTAGGTTTATGTGCTGGATCAGTCCGAGCGAGCTCACCTCAGCCCTGAACTGCTTCTCCCCCTGGCGGGCGGCGCCGTCGAGCCTCTTCACTGCTATAGCTGTCGAGCCACCGGTCAGCACTCCCTTGAACACGCAGCCGAAACCGCCTGCTCCAAGCTTCTCTGAGAAGTTTTTAGTCGCGTGGCTTAGATCAGTGTACCTAAAGGCTACCACTCCACCGCCGCCGCCTTGGCTGCCATACAATGGTGTACCACACCGCCAGGATCTTTTTCGCCAAATCGTTAACAGCAAGATGAGCACCAGCAGTAACCCACCACCAACAATGCTTGCTGCAGCGACAACTCCGGCACTCGGTTTCCTTCTTCTGTTCCCTGCCGAACCTGGCGGCGAATCGTCGGACGCGAGGCGGAGATAAAGAACCTGTTCAGAGTTGTTGTCAATGCCGTCGTTCCGGTTTACACTGAACAGTTCCCCATGCCACACAGAGCACCTGCTACTGTTATAGGAGTACGCAGTGCAGGAGCAGGAGGCGCGACAGGCCTCCTCGCAATCGCTctgagaggcggcggcggcgccatcCACGCTCTGGAGGTGGTTGTAGGGCAACGTGACACGAGGAATGGGGAGGAAGATGTCTGTCGAACCCGTCGTCGTCGCGTTCTTCTCGCTGGTGGTGGTGCAATAATGCAACGGAGTGTTCCTGACGCAGCCTCCCGCTCGGTCATCGAGCTCCCAGTCCTGCGGCGACTTCCGAGAGAAGCCCGGCATGCAGTCGCagaacgaagaagaagaagaagtagtGCCGCCGTTGCAGGTGGTGAAGGCCCCGCAGGTGGCGTACGGGGTGCAGGGATCGGCCGGCTGGCTGTATATGGCTTGCCAGGACTGGAGAGCGTGCGACCAGACGTTCATCTTGATCTGGCCGGAGATGTCCAGCGAGACGAAGGTCAGACGAGACGACGACTCGTTCAGCGACGTGTACATGTAGTACTCCTCCTGGCTGTCGTCTACGTACGTGGGGTCTATCAAGCCTCTGGTCCGTGGATCCAGGTCGAGTATGGACTTGAGTATGGGGATGAGCTTGAGCGTCGACGTGGACGAGGACGACCAACGCCAGTACACCACCGACGACGGGCTGCGGCGCTTCAGGACCACCCCGCTGGCGTCGATCTCGACGGAGTACGAGCCGAGGCCTGGATCGATCAGGCTCTTCCTTGTGACGCCCTGGCGGCTGAAACCGGTGACCTTGTTCCGGCCAAACTTGGCGCCGGGGAGCACGACGTCAGTGGGGTAGTCGAAGCTCTGCCACAGCAGGGTTGTTACATTATTATTGGATGATGACGGGCTTTCTGCTCCTAGGAGCGCAAGGTTCCCAGTGTCCATGAGGACGGCAGTGTTTGAGCTGGCTCCTGACGACCAGTTGGCAGCACTGGGACTGGGAGTGGACCAGAGCATGGTTCCTCCGGGGCTGGCCTGGTTTATTAGGATGGCAAGGCTCTTGCCGTCGCTTGAGATTTGGAGCCGTGCGTGCTTGAGGCTGGGCCCAGGTATTGGCGTCTCTCTGTTAGCGACCCAAACCGTAGTGAGAACTGGGATCGTGTTGAACCATATGCCGAGGTACCAGTTGGGGGAGGAGGTGATGTTGCCGGACTTACCGCCGGCGACCACGGCTGTTGTTGGCTGGAAGAAGCCGAGCGCGAACTTGCCGTTCCTCGAGACGAGCCTGTCGCCGGAGGCAAGCGCTTGGCCTGCCGCTAGGGTGTCAGTCGCCGTCGCTGCagtggtggtggaggcggaggagcATGGTGGAGCGTGAAGAGAAGtgatgaggaggaggagaagGGTGAGCAGGGGGTTCATGGATATTTGAAGCATGGAGTGACAATGTGCAGACGGACGGGTGCACGTCTGCTCTCTGCTGTTCGGAGAAGGAAGAAGATCGAGGCCGGGTGCTCCTATATAGGATAGGATAGGAACTGGAAGGAAGGAGATGCAAGAGAAGACGAGGGAAGACACGGCACGTCGCGGCAAACGATGCTGCGAGTGAAACCCGGTCCTTTGTGTGATCTGCAACGATTTGGACAACGAGTGCACGTGCCAAGTTGGCCTCCCACTTGTGTGTGGGTACACTGCACTACGACTACGACGACGTGCTCTCTATAAAATTCTGCAATTCTGTCCAAGTATTATTGCGACGAGCCCATAAAAACCATGTGCTAACCGAAGTCGACTGCTGCCGCAGACTACTACGAGTACTTTAGTGCTTTATTCAGATATAATAACAAAGAAGGGCAGCTCAACTTCCCAGGACGCTTCCGCTGCCGATAAATTTATGCATCGGCGTTCACACGGAACCAAGCCAAGTAGCCAACTGTGGTCAAGTAAACGAGTCACGGCTGCTTCCGCTCAGCCATTCCCACCGGATTTATACATCCCATATTCATCTCTATGGGTCTAGTTTGGAAACTTGAATCCCCTtcgggattgaaggggattggagagaaaattagttcatttccaacAATAAGTTCTTATCGTCTACAATAAGTTCTTATCGTCTACAAGAAAAAGATTGCCCCATTATATTTTATATGACATTAACATCCACAAGACATCCAACAACAATACATCACCAATAAATCTAACAATTAGGAATATTAAGTACAATTTAATCACAAACTAATTATATAGATAAAAACTAAACGACAAGACGGATCTATTAAATCTAATTAATCCATAATTTGTTAGTACTATGACATAGTAACCATTTGCTAATTATGTGTTAATTAGACTTATAAAATTATTTTATTATTTAGTCTTTATCTATATaattatttttataattagactatatttaatatttatATTTAACATTCAAACGTTGGTTGTTAACACGTACTAAAGTTTAGTTCATTAAACAAGGTTGTCTCCGGTAGCTATTCTATCTTAATCTCTATCAATCTCATATTCCAAACATTACTTTTACAAACAAAGTAATCTATAGTGCAGATCGCCTATTTTATAGGCTCTGCTGCAGACAGCCGCAACAAACTGGTTCCAGCTCACAGAAAATCGCGTCTTTGGCCACAGGACCACTGGGATGGATTAGGCTTGACCGTGTTTTGTACGTTAGGTTAAACCCATCTCGTGTCTTTTTTGTTTATGTTTGGTTAATAGTGAATCACTGATAGGCCCGATACGCTTCCTGATTTAAGGCAAATGACGTATAAGGAGAGAGCCGACGCGTGGGCCCGTCTGACAGACTCGCGACTCTTCTTCTCCCTTCTGCTCGCTCAGGCGCTCAGCCACGCGCAGCTCTCCCTCCCCCGCACCGCCGCGCCGCCTGCGCGCGCGAGGCCCCGCACCGTCGCGCTCGCAGCGCTGCCAACGCGACCGAGATGTGGGTTGGCGTGGTCGGTGGTCCACTCGTTTTGGCCGGACACCCGCATCTGAGTGGAACATTCCACTCTAGTTCGACCCATTCTCCTCAACAGTCCAATCCAAACATTAGCAAAAGTGGGTTGGTTCGCTCCAGTTGAACCCCTGAATAAAACACGCTCAAGCTTAAACTTGCAGTTACAGATTTACACCCACTGTCCCCCGTACATGTACTAGAATGGAGCAGCCGGTAAAAAAAAAAATCTGGCAAGCTCTTTGTCTTTGGATGAGAACGATGAACTGAGCGAGCCATGGACAGTACATGAGCAGTCAATTAGCTTAGCTCTCGTTGAATTGCACAGCCAAACATTGTCCAAGAACAATTTTTTCACGAAAGAATAAACGATTGCAGCTACATACAACTATACTGTGTCAAACTTAGATACATCAATCACGCGGAAGTCAGCTTTACAAACGCAGCAACAGAAAGCATCAGAAGTAAAAAGAGCAAAAACAGAGAGGGAGGGAATTCGCTCACGAGGCTCCGCTGTATCCGGAGCTGTAGCCGCTGTAGCCACCTTTCTTCACTGCACCCGACTCCTCCATCTCCTGCGTCTGGCGGCCCTCGCTGCTTGATCCAGACGGCACCTGGCCGTATTCACTGGTTGGCGCGCTGTATTGGCTGCTGGTGTAGGTGTTGTTATTGAACGCCGTCTTCCTGAACTTCTGCATGTCCTCGTTGTACTGCCCGGAATCGTAATCAGAGCTGCTATATGACCCAAAGAAGCGGCTATGGCCAGGTCGAACACCTTCATTAAGGTCCTCCAAAGACACGTCGCCTTCCAGAGCCCGAACGACCTGGACAATCAGGTGAGAGAAGCTATTAATCCACCAAGTGAGTACATGAAAAAACTGAGCAAGCTGTGTAATGCAGTTTTATGGATCCTAACGTGGCATGTTCTCAGGCATTGGAACTGAAGTGACCAAAGTTCCAACGCAGAAGTCAGGTCGCCATTTAGTCAGCTCAATACTTCTTGTGGCACAGAAATCATGTGCTGTATACGACAGATCCAGTAAAACAGCACTTAATAGTGCCCTAAGGGATGTTCGTGCAGTTTAGGCATGTTTGTTGGGGTACTGCAAAAGCTGCGTATAAAACTACCTGACTCATTCGTGGCCGACGACGTGCGGAATGGCGTACGCACGCAGCCGCACAGGCTATCATTCTTGCCATCTCGTTAGGATTGAAGTCCTTTCCGAGCCGAGGATCCACCAAAGCATCATATTCACCATCCTCGAGCGCTCTCATCAGTAATGGCCTTGCCTGCAGATGATACAATGATGTTACTCACACGAAGTTTACAAtaatctgaaaaacaacaaaggaTCAGACTTTCCAGGCTAAGCACGTTCACATGGCAGACAGGGACAGATATATTCACAAGGTAATACAAGACTACAAGTCCATAACATTAATTAACACGGTTACAAGAATAAGAATACAACCTATTGGCCATAAATATGCTTATTGACTAACAAGGGTAGAAAAAACAACTATAATTTTGCAATTAGTATTAGTATTATACAGCATGCAAATGGAAGTACATATGTGCTTATAGCAAGCAGTGCCTAAATTTAATATTGACAAATCATTGGCAAAGATCAATGTAAAGATGAGCGCTTAGGAAGTATTATGAAAATATCAAAGCAAGAAAAGATGTTTCAAAATAATTACCCAGTCAACCAAGCTGTCATCCATATATGTTTGGGTTGTGTCAATTGGTCGCCGCCCAGTAATAAGCTCAAGAAGCATGACTCCGAAAGAAAATACATCGGATTTTTCTGTGAGCTTGCCAGATGCTGCATACTCGGGTGCCAAATACCTAGAGCCAGGAAGATGTGTATTAGCAAGCCATAATTATTACTAGCATTAGCATAACAAGTTGAATGTTGGAATAACTCTCCTGATAGCTGAGAATATGATGCAGATGACAAGGTTACAAAAATCTATAGGGTATTGTATCATTAAGGAAACTAACCAGATTCCGATCTAGTCTGAATTGCATTAGTATTAGGTAATGGCATCCACATGCTTAAAATTTTCAGCCAAATAGGTATGCAGCATGTCTGTCTATAATGTCTAACCTTGAACTTGAATTATAAGGTAGCATTTATACATACCCAAAGGTGCCCATTACTCTTGTTGACACATGGGTGTTGTTATCAGTAGTGAACTTTGCAAGTCCAAAGTCAGCAACCTGTAGAGAGACAATTGTTAGATAAAATAAAGTTCAAAAAATTAAACAGTGGTCTGTACATTTAAGCAAGAAGGCTGTATAATTTCTCATCTGATGTGATTATAGACAAAATTCAACTAATGTGATCAAATTTCAAGCAAGCAAAACTTTACGGCCACCGAAATAGATTAGATAGCAGAGATCATTTATAAGAGCATCAAATCAGATATAATTAGTGGACTGCCAAAATGTCCTAACATAATATAACTTAATCAAGTGGTTTATATAAGCATTGCGTGAGAAATACATTTTCAGTTAACAGAAGCAGTCAGCTATTAACTCTagaacagaaaagaaaaaactCAGAGCATACCATAGCTTCAAATTTGAAGTCAAGAAGAATGTTAGATGCCTTAATGTCGCGGTGGATGATCTTTGGATGGCCTGCTCATAAGAAAGATGTTATATAAGACCCGTGTCTATTTcaatatctatactatacttaaagcaccagtttcaacggtcgtcctgcgtcatctttttacaaataacccctcacagctatttcaaattaatccgttgCATGCCtgtagatggccaaacggcggcccggcattgggccagacgcccgcgggccacaactctggcctagGCACGTCATGCTGGTCTGACAGCCCGTTAGACcgtcggcccatttgattaaatcggcgtaaaatattaaaaaaacagtgtaggaggtggggttcgaacccatgccctgatggaagaagggcgggagacactgggtgaactgtgaagctgtctaaccaatataacatcatgctcagatgttttaaatattaaatataaactgtatatatgtatatacgttttttcgtaaaataaaaaaaatataatcgtgtcgggccgaggctacaacccaagcacggcacgacgttcttggctcttgcaagcattaggtcgtttcggaGACCATATTGACGCAATGGACTCTATGGTGTTTAAGGTTGCTGAATtgcatggagcaacaatgattgtcacactaacagtaaaatgaaaggttaattgttggttttaaacgttagtaattgctacgaagtagcataatttatatgcagcgcatccagtttttattgatgcctgactttagcaatcacttcatattttgatctatcttttttataagtttgacttcatgtgacttattttataaacttgagctcacaaactttctcttatttggtctctacatggtggaattatgtcattttataatctctattcgttcagtcagtcgttgttagCTCtcatctaatcgctcacttcattggtcgtgttttaccaagacatattgcatggcgtaaacaataacatcagttagccaaatcaaaaaaatattatacagagagcggaaacaatcaataaaaaatcttgaaatttttttgatggatagtttacgtgggtattgttgtaagtcgTCGCAacacacgggcaaccgactagtttaCTAGGAAATATGATTGTAATAAAATATTGATCAACGTAATGTATGTACACTCACAGTCTTCATGAAGATAAGCTAAACCCTTGGCAGCACCCAGAGCGATCTTTAATCTAGTGGGCCACTCCATTGTTGGTCGATCGTTACCTGCAGAAGGTGCAAATATTCATAACAATGCATAAGAGAACAAGAAACAAATGGAATTAACAAGCAACTGATATCATGAACGCCTCTATCAAATTTCAGGACAAGCAATAAATCCATGGATTGCCCTACAATAGAagggatttttgtttgtgcaagcAAGGTACTTGGCTGTGGCTTGCCAGTTCTAACAAGAAAAGTGCAAAGAAAAAATTGCCAAAGGGACCAGCAATTGAGTACCATTTCTTCTTTCAAATGATAAGACCAGCAAGTGGCTAAGAGCTTAACTCTAAGATTTTTTTCTTGaaaagcgcaggagaactgcgcctcaTTATATATTAACTCTAAGAAATGGCTAAGCCATTTTTTCATGCTGAAGAGAAGGTAGTGGTTGCCTTCTAATTAGCTCAAGTTTCACATGCTACAAAAATTCCTCCAACCAAACAATCCTACTGATTAGGTGGCCAAATTTACTTAATTATTCTCATATGCAAATTTGTTATTTGTAATATTGAATAGCACACAAGAATATCATATACTTGAATGGAAAAAAAATGGAAGAATCAGAAAGCTCAGTTGAACAGCTAAGCTATTCAGGTTCTAGTGGATAGTGAACAGCTATTGCCTCCTATTGTAATGCATTATAGATGTGCTAACCAAACATGGCGACCGGTCTCAAAGAGAAACTAAGTAAAAATCAAACATGTGGATTGCAGAATCATAGATAATGaagataaaaaaatgggggtacaTGCCATGTAAGTGGAATTCCAATGTGTTGTTGGGGACGAACTCATAGACAAGCAACCTCTTGCCTCCAGAAATGCAATAGCCAACCAAAGACACAAGATGTTTGTGATGTACTCGGCTGATAATCTCAACCTCAGCCTGGAACTCACGCTCTCCTTGGCCGCTTCCAAGTTTCAATTGTTTTACAGCAATCTCTTTGCCATTAGGCAGCAATCCTCTGTGAACATACCCAAAACCACCTTGTCCAAGGAGATTAGCATCAGAGAATCCATCAGTCGCCCT from Zea mays cultivar B73 chromosome 6, Zm-B73-REFERENCE-NAM-5.0, whole genome shotgun sequence harbors:
- the LOC103630161 gene encoding G-type lectin S-receptor-like serine/threonine-protein kinase At2g19130 precursor encodes the protein MLQISMNPLLTLLLLLITSLHAPPCSSASTTTAATATDTLAAGQALASGDRLVSRNGKFALGFFQPTTAVVAGGKSGNITSSPNWYLGIWFNTIPVLTTVWVANRETPIPGPSLKHARLQISSDGKSLAILINQASPGGTMLWSTPSPSAANWSSGASSNTAVLMDTGNLALLGAESPSSSNNNVTTLLWQSFDYPTDVVLPGAKFGRNKVTGFSRQGVTRKSLIDPGLGSYSVEIDASGVVLKRRSPSSVVYWRWSSSSTSTLKLIPILKSILDLDPRTRGLIDPTYVDDSQEEYYMYTSLNESSSRLTFVSLDISGQIKMNVWSHALQSWQAIYSQPADPCTPYATCGAFTTCNGGTTSSSSSFCDCMPGFSRKSPQDWELDDRAGGCVRNTPLHYCTTTSEKNATTTGSTDIFLPIPRVTLPYNHLQSVDGAAAASQSDCEEACRASCSCTAYSYNSSRCSVWHGELFSVNRNDGIDNNSEQVLYLRLASDDSPPGSAGNRRRKPSAGVVAAASIVGGGLLLVLILLLTIWRKRSWRCGTPLYGSQGGGGGVVAFRYTDLSHATKNFSEKLGAGGFGCVFKGVLTGGSTAIAVKRLDGAARQGEKQFRAEVSSLGLIQHINLVKLIGFCCKGHKIRLLVYEHMSNGSLDSHLFQSDGAAAAAALGWNTRYQIAIGVARGLSYLHQSCRECIIHCDIKPENILLDASFAPKIADFGMAAFVGRDFSRVLTTFRGTAGYLAPEWLGGVAITSKVDVYSFGLVLLEIVSGRRNSPEAYSSDDNYHIEYFPVRAIGKLHGGDVRSLVDPQLHGDFDLEEVERVCKVACWCIQDNELHRPTMGEVVRVLEGQQEIDMPPMPRLLAAITQGTGTVTEGSSASSM
- the LOC100281684 gene encoding proline-rich receptor-like protein kinase PERK1 isoform X1; the protein is MCTAATITVTVLLLSSSCSLLLPLRLLATTPPRRLGASTAKHLASSSPPANSSNAPTNNNPAPKPERGGAMSSPTAAPAPTAPPAPPANATTPPPATPSASPPTPTPPKPTPPPPGPSAPPPSSPSVPPPATPAASPPSPSSTPATPSAPSPSSPSSPATPATPSPPSDTPSPPSDTPSPPSDTPSPPSDTPSPPSDTPSPPSSGGGGRSPPSTPSSGEDPYGGTYQSWQQNAPPPPPPEHVVTTLPAYANPPPQPPPPPTAAAMLNSSGGSGSNYSGGEILPPPSPGAALGFSKSTFTYEELMRATDGFSDANLLGQGGFGYVHRGLLPNGKEIAVKQLKLGSGQGEREFQAEVEIISRVHHKHLVSLVGYCISGGKRLLVYEFVPNNTLEFHLHGNDRPTMEWPTRLKIALGAAKGLAYLHEDCHPKIIHRDIKASNILLDFKFEAMVADFGLAKFTTDNNTHVSTRVMGTFGYLAPEYAASGKLTEKSDVFSFGVMLLELITGRRPIDTTQTYMDDSLVDWARPLLMRALEDGEYDALVDPRLGKDFNPNEMARMIACAAACVRHSARRRPRMSQVVRALEGDVSLEDLNEGVRPGHSRFFGSYSSSDYDSGQYNEDMQKFRKTAFNNNTYTSSQYSAPTSEYGQVPSGSSSEGRQTQEMEESGAVKKGGYSGYSSGYSGAS
- the LOC100281684 gene encoding Proline-rich receptor-like protein kinase PERK1 precursor, giving the protein MCTAATITVTVLLLSSSCSLLLPLRLLATTPPRRLGASTAKHLASSSPPANSSNAPTNNNPAPKPERGGAMSSPTAAPAPTAPPAPPANATTPPPATPSASPPTPTPPKPTPPPPGPSAPPPSSPSVPPPATPAASPPSPSSTPATPSAPSPSSPSSPATPATPSPPSDTPSPPSDTPSPPSDTPSPPSDTPSPPSDTPSPPSSGGGGRSPPSTPSSGGERSTPSSHSPPKSHSPGGEGGGSSGPSTSLVVGVVVGGIVLLLLASFICLCCLRKKRRRAPPRPQHYGYPPPPPPYKEDPYGGTYQSWQQNAPPPPPPEHVVTTLPAYANPPPQPPPPPTAAAMLNSSGGSGSNYSGGEILPPPSPGAALGFSKSTFTYEELMRATDGFSDANLLGQGGFGYVHRGLLPNGKEIAVKQLKLGSGQGEREFQAEVEIISRVHHKHLVSLVGYCISGGKRLLVYEFVPNNTLEFHLHGNDRPTMEWPTRLKIALGAAKGLAYLHEDCHPKIIHRDIKASNILLDFKFEAMVADFGLAKFTTDNNTHVSTRVMGTFGYLAPEYAASGKLTEKSDVFSFGVMLLELITGRRPIDTTQTYMDDSLVDWARPLLMRALEDGEYDALVDPRLGKDFNPNEMARMIACAAACVRHSARRRPRMSQVVRALEGDVSLEDLNEGVRPGHSRFFGSYSSSDYDSGQYNEDMQKFRKTAFNNNTYTSSQYSAPTSEYGQVPSGSSSEGRQTQEMEESGAVKKGGYSGYSSGYSGAS